The Enterobacter kobei genome has a segment encoding these proteins:
- a CDS encoding type II toxin-antitoxin system RelE/ParE family toxin, with the protein MSHAIEFIETSLFTRQIKSIATDDELKDLQKELIARPDKGDLIQHTGGLRKIRLAAGSKGKRGGARVIYFLATEEVIYFIMAYLKSTRDSLTEAEKAELKKLTSVLKNTTSYAISGRCTMYSIQAGGGRQ; encoded by the coding sequence ATGAGTCACGCGATAGAATTTATCGAAACTTCACTTTTTACCCGCCAGATCAAAAGCATTGCTACGGATGATGAATTAAAGGATCTCCAAAAGGAACTCATTGCCCGGCCTGATAAAGGTGACCTGATTCAGCATACGGGGGGATTACGTAAAATAAGGCTGGCCGCAGGCTCAAAAGGAAAGAGAGGGGGAGCCAGAGTGATTTACTTTCTGGCAACGGAAGAGGTGATCTATTTCATCATGGCCTACCTAAAAAGCACCAGGGACAGCCTGACTGAGGCAGAGAAAGCTGAACTTAAAAAACTGACTTCTGTTCTGAAAAATACTACTTCCTATGCCATAAGTGGTAGGTGTACTATGTACTCCATTCAGGCAGGAGGAGGCAGACAATGA
- the nadS gene encoding NadS family protein produces MSIFDELKSSLEEAVEIHSGRKAASRVTRYEVADVRAIREQLNITQSEMAKALGTSVDTIKSWESKRRNPTGLAAKVLNVIRENPAFYRALAGH; encoded by the coding sequence ATGAGTATATTCGATGAATTAAAATCTTCGCTTGAAGAAGCCGTTGAGATCCATAGCGGAAGGAAGGCAGCTTCCAGAGTAACCCGCTATGAAGTTGCAGATGTTCGCGCAATCAGAGAACAGCTCAATATCACCCAAAGCGAAATGGCGAAGGCGCTTGGCACGAGCGTTGACACGATAAAAAGCTGGGAGTCTAAACGTCGCAACCCAACCGGACTGGCGGCGAAGGTACTGAATGTGATTCGGGAGAACCCTGCATTTTATAGGGCCCTTGCCGGGCATTAG
- a CDS encoding DDE-type integrase/transposase/recombinase, producing MPWTETRPMQRLDFIRACHAGTDSFSALCRLFGISRKTGYKWLQRFDPSDLSSLSDRSRAPRSHSRTVPDDIAGHLTALRQKHPDWGPKKLRMWLLNHHVDFTVPAASTIGDILKREGLVPDKKRKRRTPGNRQPLTIISENNQVWSADFKGKFRLLSREYCHPFTLTDNHSRYLLSCRGTHRESEPFVRECLTDAFLEYGLPEVLRTDNGQPFAGTGIAGLSRLAVWLIKLGIRPERIRKGHPEENGRHERMHRSLKSAVKQGNTFMTMEEQQRWFSDYRKEFNYERPHEALAGATPGTVWQPSNRHWDGRVPEYAYPEGGTVYRVKSRGTLYMGKKGTVFLSEALTGEYIMLEEQDDGLEAIIFNGITLAYYDRKTQSVLRID from the coding sequence ATGCCCTGGACTGAGACCCGACCTATGCAACGCCTTGATTTTATCCGTGCCTGCCATGCAGGTACGGACTCCTTCTCCGCGCTTTGCCGTCTTTTTGGCATCAGCCGTAAAACCGGCTATAAATGGCTTCAGCGTTTTGACCCTTCTGACCTGTCATCTCTCTCGGACCGGTCGCGTGCGCCACGCTCCCACTCCCGGACGGTTCCTGATGATATCGCCGGACACCTGACTGCCCTGCGTCAAAAACACCCTGACTGGGGGCCAAAAAAACTGCGGATGTGGTTGCTCAATCATCACGTCGATTTTACCGTACCTGCCGCCAGCACTATCGGCGATATCCTCAAGCGCGAAGGCCTGGTTCCGGATAAAAAACGAAAACGCAGAACACCAGGCAATCGCCAGCCCCTGACCATCATCAGTGAGAACAATCAGGTCTGGAGCGCTGATTTTAAAGGCAAGTTCAGGCTGCTCAGCAGAGAGTACTGCCATCCTTTCACCCTGACCGATAATCACAGCCGGTATCTGCTCAGCTGCCGGGGAACACACCGTGAGAGTGAACCCTTTGTCAGAGAGTGCCTGACGGATGCGTTCCTGGAATATGGTCTGCCGGAAGTGCTTAGAACCGATAACGGCCAGCCCTTCGCGGGAACAGGAATAGCCGGATTAAGTCGTCTTGCCGTCTGGCTAATCAAGCTGGGCATCAGGCCGGAGCGTATCAGAAAGGGGCATCCGGAAGAAAATGGCCGCCATGAGCGAATGCACCGCTCCCTGAAAAGTGCGGTGAAACAGGGCAACACCTTCATGACGATGGAAGAACAACAGCGGTGGTTCAGTGACTACCGGAAAGAATTTAACTACGAAAGGCCGCATGAAGCACTGGCGGGAGCAACGCCCGGAACGGTATGGCAACCCTCAAACCGACACTGGGATGGCCGTGTTCCTGAATATGCTTATCCGGAAGGAGGTACAGTCTACAGGGTGAAATCGAGGGGGACCCTCTATATGGGAAAAAAGGGTACGGTGTTCCTGAGTGAAGCACTGACTGGGGAGTACATCATGCTGGAAGAACAAGATGATGGCCTTGAGGCCATCATCTTTAATGGGATAACGCTTGCGTACTACGACCGAAAAACCCAGAGTGTGCTCCGGATAGACTAA
- a CDS encoding metal ABC transporter substrate-binding protein codes for MHLLQGLKRLLFSSLLLTAATAGAQAAEKFQVITTFTVIADMAKNVAGDAAEVTSITKPGAEIHEYQPTPGDIKRAQKAQLILANGMNLELWFQRFYQHLNGVPEVIVTKGITPMGIGEGPYNGKPNPHAWMSPDNALVYVDNIRDALVKYDPANAQTYQRNAEAYKQKITATLEPLRKQVAEIPEDKRWMVTSEGAFSYLARDLGLKALYLWPINADQQGTPQQVRKVIDLVKKHRIPAVFSESTVSDKPARQVARETDTHYGGVLYVDSLSAENGPVPTYIDLLNVTTRTLVQGIRDGMKE; via the coding sequence ATGCACCTACTGCAAGGATTGAAGCGTCTGTTGTTCAGCTCGCTGCTACTGACCGCGGCCACCGCGGGTGCGCAGGCGGCTGAAAAATTCCAGGTCATCACGACCTTTACCGTTATCGCTGATATGGCGAAAAACGTGGCGGGGGACGCCGCAGAAGTCACTTCCATCACCAAACCGGGTGCTGAAATCCATGAGTACCAGCCGACGCCCGGCGACATCAAGCGCGCCCAGAAGGCGCAGCTGATTCTGGCCAACGGCATGAACCTTGAGCTGTGGTTCCAGCGGTTTTATCAGCATCTGAACGGCGTGCCGGAAGTGATTGTCACCAAAGGCATTACGCCGATGGGGATCGGGGAAGGGCCGTATAACGGCAAACCCAACCCGCACGCGTGGATGTCTCCGGATAACGCCCTGGTTTACGTCGATAACATTCGTGACGCGTTGGTGAAGTACGACCCGGCGAATGCGCAGACCTATCAGCGCAACGCTGAAGCCTATAAGCAGAAGATCACCGCCACCCTCGAACCGCTGCGTAAGCAGGTTGCGGAGATCCCGGAAGATAAGCGCTGGATGGTCACCAGTGAAGGAGCGTTCTCCTATCTGGCGCGGGATCTGGGCCTGAAGGCGCTTTATCTGTGGCCGATCAACGCCGATCAGCAGGGCACGCCTCAGCAGGTGCGCAAGGTTATCGATCTGGTGAAAAAACATCGCATCCCGGCGGTGTTCAGCGAAAGTACGGTCTCCGATAAACCCGCGCGCCAGGTGGCACGGGAAACCGATACCCATTACGGTGGCGTGCTGTATGTCGACTCCCTGAGCGCAGAAAACGGCCCGGTGCCGACCTATATCGATCTGTTGAACGTCACGACCCGCACGCTGGTGCAGGGCATCCGTGACGGCATGAAGGAGTAA
- the sitB gene encoding iron/manganese ABC transporter ATP-binding protein SitB codes for MQKGIVVTDLTVTYRNGHTALRDASFSVPGGSIAALVGVNGSGKSTLFKAVMGFVRAASGTITILGLPPHRALRQNLVAYVPQSEEVDWSFPVLVEDVVMMGRYGHMGFLRRPKALDRQIVTDALKRVDMLELRHRQIGELSGGQKKRVFLARAIAQQGEVILLDEPFTGVDVKTEARIISLLRELRDEGKTMLVSTHNLGSVSEFCDYTVMVKGTVLASGPTETTFTAENLERSFSGVLRHVVLSGSEDRIITDDERPFVTHRQEVK; via the coding sequence ATGCAGAAGGGGATTGTCGTAACCGATTTGACCGTGACCTACCGTAACGGTCATACCGCATTGCGTGATGCCTCGTTCAGCGTGCCGGGCGGTTCGATTGCCGCACTGGTCGGCGTGAACGGTTCCGGCAAATCTACGCTGTTTAAGGCGGTGATGGGCTTTGTACGGGCGGCAAGCGGCACGATCACTATTCTGGGATTACCGCCTCACCGGGCGCTCCGTCAGAACCTGGTCGCCTACGTGCCGCAGTCGGAAGAGGTTGACTGGTCGTTCCCGGTGCTGGTGGAAGACGTGGTGATGATGGGCCGCTACGGACACATGGGTTTTTTGCGTCGGCCAAAAGCGCTGGATCGGCAGATCGTCACCGACGCTCTGAAACGGGTGGATATGCTTGAGCTGCGCCATCGGCAGATTGGCGAGCTCTCCGGCGGGCAAAAGAAACGCGTGTTTCTGGCGCGGGCGATTGCCCAGCAGGGCGAGGTGATCCTGCTCGACGAGCCGTTTACCGGCGTGGACGTTAAAACTGAAGCCAGAATTATCAGCCTGCTGCGGGAACTGCGCGATGAGGGCAAAACCATGCTGGTATCGACCCACAATTTAGGCTCCGTCTCCGAGTTTTGCGATTACACGGTCATGGTCAAAGGTACCGTGCTGGCAAGCGGCCCGACGGAAACTACCTTTACCGCCGAAAATCTGGAGCGCTCCTTCAGCGGCGTGCTGCGCCACGTGGTGCTCAGCGGCTCTGAAGATCGCATTATTACCGACGATGAACGCCCCTTCGTGACGCACCGTCAGGAGGTAAAATGA
- the sitC gene encoding iron/manganese ABC transporter permease subunit SitC, translating into MSVLLEPFGYEYMLNAMWVSAMVGGLCAFLSCYLMLKGWSLIGDALSHSIVPGVAGAYMLGLPFSLGAFLSGGLAAGSMLFLNQRSRLKEDAIIGLIFSSFFGLGLFMVSLNPTSVNIQTIVLGNILAIAPEDIVQLAIIGVVSMLVLLFKWKDLMVTFFDENHARAIGLRPERLKILFFTLLAVSTVAALQTVGAFLVICLVVTPGATAWLLTDRFPRLLMIAVAMGSITSFLGAWASYYLDGATGGIIVVAQTLLFLLAFVFAPKHGLLASRRRARQAQEVHP; encoded by the coding sequence ATGAGCGTACTTCTGGAACCCTTCGGCTACGAGTACATGCTGAACGCGATGTGGGTTTCGGCGATGGTGGGCGGGCTGTGCGCGTTTCTCTCGTGCTATTTGATGCTCAAAGGCTGGTCGCTGATTGGCGATGCGCTCTCGCACTCCATCGTACCGGGCGTGGCGGGAGCCTACATGCTCGGGCTGCCGTTTTCGCTGGGGGCGTTCCTGTCGGGCGGGCTGGCGGCGGGCAGCATGCTGTTTCTCAACCAGCGCAGCCGCCTGAAAGAGGACGCCATCATCGGGCTGATCTTCTCCTCCTTTTTCGGCCTCGGGCTGTTTATGGTCTCACTCAACCCGACCTCGGTGAATATTCAGACTATCGTCCTCGGGAATATCCTCGCCATTGCCCCGGAAGACATCGTCCAGCTGGCGATTATCGGCGTGGTGTCGATGCTTGTTCTGCTGTTCAAATGGAAAGATTTGATGGTGACCTTTTTTGATGAGAACCACGCCCGCGCCATCGGTCTGCGTCCTGAACGTCTGAAGATCCTTTTCTTTACCCTGCTGGCGGTTTCCACCGTGGCTGCGCTGCAAACCGTCGGCGCATTTCTGGTGATCTGTCTGGTGGTCACGCCCGGCGCGACCGCGTGGCTGCTGACCGATCGCTTCCCGCGACTGCTGATGATTGCCGTTGCCATGGGTAGCATTACCAGCTTCCTCGGCGCGTGGGCGAGCTATTATCTCGACGGCGCGACCGGCGGCATTATCGTGGTCGCCCAGACGCTGCTGTTCCTGCTGGCGTTCGTCTTTGCGCCGAAGCACGGGCTGCTCGCCAGCCGCCGCCGGGCGCGTCAGGCGCAGGAGGTCCACCCATGA
- a CDS encoding metal ABC transporter permease — MIALLLEPFQFAFMNNALLISLLVAVPCALLSVFLVLKGWALMGDAMSHAVFPGVVLAWMIGLPLALGAFVAGLFCAVATGYLKDNSRIKQDTVMGIVFSGMFGAGLILYIAVKPEVHLDHILFGDMLGINGMDILQSGIVAGLIALVIGLKWRDFLLFCFDYQQAQASGLRTRWLHYGLLCMVSLTIVATLKAVGIILSISLLIAPGAVAVLITRRFHMALLVAVAVSALVSVSGVYASFYLDSAPAPTIVVLFAVVFIVTFVVTSVKARRQESVTAG; from the coding sequence ATGATCGCGCTGCTCCTTGAACCCTTCCAGTTTGCGTTTATGAACAACGCGCTGCTGATTTCACTGCTGGTCGCCGTGCCCTGCGCGCTGCTGTCGGTTTTTCTGGTGCTCAAGGGCTGGGCGCTGATGGGCGACGCCATGAGCCATGCGGTGTTTCCCGGCGTCGTGCTGGCCTGGATGATAGGGCTGCCGCTGGCGCTGGGCGCATTCGTTGCCGGTCTGTTCTGCGCGGTCGCCACCGGATACCTGAAAGACAACAGCCGCATCAAGCAGGATACGGTTATGGGGATCGTCTTTTCCGGCATGTTCGGTGCCGGGTTGATCCTCTACATCGCCGTCAAACCCGAGGTGCATCTCGACCATATTCTGTTCGGCGATATGCTGGGTATTAACGGGATGGACATTCTGCAAAGCGGGATTGTGGCGGGGCTGATTGCGCTGGTGATTGGCCTGAAGTGGCGGGACTTTTTGCTGTTCTGCTTTGATTATCAGCAGGCGCAGGCGAGCGGGTTGCGCACTCGCTGGCTGCACTATGGATTACTGTGCATGGTTTCGCTGACCATCGTGGCGACGCTGAAAGCGGTGGGGATTATTCTGTCGATTTCGTTGCTCATTGCGCCCGGCGCGGTGGCGGTGCTGATCACCCGGCGCTTCCACATGGCGCTGCTGGTGGCGGTAGCCGTTTCCGCGCTCGTGTCCGTAAGCGGCGTCTATGCGTCATTTTATCTCGACAGCGCGCCTGCCCCGACCATCGTCGTGCTGTTCGCGGTCGTGTTTATCGTGACGTTTGTAGTCACCAGCGTGAAGGCCCGTCGACAGGAGAGTGTGACAGCAGGGTAA
- the entD gene encoding enterobactin synthase subunit EntD: MHTTHSTFILADRTVHRVTFDPTTFTDADLLWLPHHAELSNAGRKRKAEHLAGRIAVAHALPDHTVPGIGPSGEPRWPQGVSGSITHISTQAMAVVTHDHPALIGIDCETILPENEAREIKDGIIDALEESVLSRSGYPFALALTLVFSAKESLFKALFPQVQAWMGFDSARVMQLVDKTLTLALTCQRAGYPEGTAFTVHWQQHGEQAITLLSHSPVDGPSRW, translated from the coding sequence ATGCACACAACCCACAGCACGTTCATTCTCGCCGATCGCACCGTTCACCGGGTCACCTTCGACCCCACCACTTTTACCGACGCCGATCTCCTCTGGCTTCCCCATCACGCAGAGCTTTCAAACGCCGGACGCAAACGCAAAGCCGAGCATCTTGCCGGGCGCATCGCCGTGGCGCACGCCTTACCGGACCACACCGTACCCGGCATCGGCCCCAGCGGGGAACCGCGCTGGCCACAGGGAGTGTCTGGCAGCATTACCCACATCAGCACGCAGGCGATGGCTGTCGTTACGCACGACCACCCTGCGCTTATCGGCATTGATTGCGAAACGATCCTCCCCGAAAACGAAGCCCGGGAAATCAAAGACGGCATTATTGATGCGCTAGAAGAGAGCGTCCTTTCCCGCTCGGGTTACCCGTTCGCCCTCGCCCTGACGCTGGTGTTTAGCGCCAAAGAGAGCCTGTTCAAAGCCCTCTTTCCGCAGGTGCAGGCCTGGATGGGATTTGACAGCGCCCGCGTCATGCAGCTCGTCGATAAGACGCTTACGCTGGCATTGACCTGCCAGCGCGCGGGCTATCCCGAAGGCACCGCCTTTACCGTTCACTGGCAACAGCACGGCGAACAGGCGATTACCCTGCTGTCACACTCTCCTGTCGACGGGCCTTCACGCTGGTGA
- a CDS encoding TonB-dependent siderophore receptor gives MNKKIHSLALLVNLGIYGVALPAMADDNAASAQHEDTMVITAAEQNLQAPGVSTITADEIRKNPPARDVSEIIRTMPGVNLTGNSTSGQRGNNRQIDIRGMGPENTLILIDGKPVTSRNSIRLGWRGERDTRGDTGWVPPEMIERIEVIRGPAAARYGNGAAGGVVNIITKKFDDQWHGSWNTYLNAPEHKDEGSTKRTNFSLSGPLGGDFSFRMFGNLDKTQADAWDINQGHQSDRTGAYANTLPAGREGVENKDINGVVRWDFAPMQSLEFEAGYSRQNNLYAGDTQNTNNDNALVKKNYGKETNRIYRQNFAVTWNGGWDNGITTSNWAQYEHTRNSRLGEGLAGGTEGLFNSDKFTDTDLADVMLHSEINLPIDFLVNQNLTLGTEWNQQRMKDSTSFTQTQQGGTIPGMSNDRSPYTSAEIFSLFAENNMELTDSTMLTPALRFDHHTIVGNNWSPSLNLSQGLGDDFTLKMGIARAYKAPSLYQTNPNYLLYSKGQGCYASGDGVGCYMMGNDDLKAETSINKEIGLEWKRDGWLAGVTWFRNDYRDKIEAGYAPIGHTSSGKVQTDIYQWENVPKAVVEGLEGSLNVPVSDTINWTNNITYMLQSKNKETGDRLSIIPEYTLNSTLSWQVHQDVSLQSTFTWYGKQQPKKYNYKGEPVSGSEKDEVSPYSIVGLSATWDVTKNVSLTGGVDNVFDKRQWRAGNAQTTGNATTGAYMYGAGAYTYNEPGRTWYMSVNTHF, from the coding sequence ATGAATAAGAAGATTCACTCTCTGGCCTTGCTGGTCAATTTAGGGATTTATGGCGTCGCGCTGCCCGCCATGGCAGACGACAACGCCGCCTCCGCGCAGCACGAAGACACGATGGTGATCACCGCCGCCGAGCAAAATTTGCAGGCACCGGGCGTGTCGACCATCACCGCCGATGAGATCCGTAAAAACCCGCCCGCGCGCGACGTGTCGGAAATCATCCGCACCATGCCGGGCGTGAACCTCACTGGTAACTCCACCAGCGGCCAGCGCGGGAATAACCGTCAGATTGATATCCGCGGCATGGGCCCGGAAAACACCCTGATCCTGATCGACGGTAAACCGGTTACCAGCCGTAACTCCATCCGTCTGGGCTGGCGCGGCGAGCGTGATACCCGGGGCGATACCGGCTGGGTACCGCCGGAGATGATCGAGCGCATCGAAGTGATCCGTGGTCCGGCGGCCGCCCGCTACGGCAACGGCGCGGCAGGTGGCGTGGTCAACATCATCACCAAAAAATTCGACGACCAGTGGCACGGCTCCTGGAACACCTACCTGAATGCGCCGGAACATAAAGATGAAGGTTCAACTAAGCGCACCAACTTCAGCCTGAGCGGCCCGCTGGGCGGCGATTTCAGCTTCCGCATGTTCGGTAACCTGGACAAAACCCAGGCCGACGCGTGGGACATCAACCAGGGCCATCAGTCTGACCGTACCGGCGCCTACGCCAACACCCTGCCCGCAGGTCGTGAAGGTGTAGAGAACAAAGACATCAACGGCGTCGTGCGCTGGGACTTCGCGCCCATGCAGTCCCTGGAGTTTGAAGCAGGCTATAGCCGCCAGAACAACCTTTATGCGGGCGACACGCAGAACACCAATAACGACAACGCGCTGGTGAAGAAAAACTACGGCAAAGAGACCAACCGTATTTATCGCCAGAACTTCGCGGTGACCTGGAACGGCGGCTGGGATAACGGCATTACCACCAGCAACTGGGCGCAGTACGAACACACCCGCAACTCCCGTCTGGGCGAAGGGCTGGCTGGCGGGACGGAAGGTCTGTTTAACAGCGATAAATTCACCGACACCGATCTGGCCGACGTGATGCTGCACAGCGAAATCAATCTGCCGATTGATTTCCTCGTTAACCAGAATCTGACCCTGGGCACCGAGTGGAACCAGCAGCGCATGAAGGATTCGACCTCCTTCACGCAAACCCAGCAGGGCGGCACCATTCCGGGCATGAGCAACGACCGTAGTCCGTACACCTCGGCGGAGATTTTCTCCCTGTTTGCGGAGAACAACATGGAGCTGACCGACAGCACCATGCTGACCCCTGCCCTGCGCTTCGATCACCACACCATCGTCGGCAATAACTGGAGCCCGTCGCTTAACCTGTCGCAAGGTCTGGGGGATGACTTCACGCTGAAGATGGGTATTGCGCGGGCTTACAAAGCGCCAAGCCTGTATCAGACCAACCCGAACTATCTGCTCTACAGTAAAGGCCAGGGTTGCTACGCAAGCGGCGACGGCGTCGGCTGCTACATGATGGGCAACGACGATCTGAAAGCCGAAACCAGCATCAACAAAGAGATCGGTCTGGAGTGGAAACGCGACGGCTGGCTGGCGGGCGTGACCTGGTTCCGCAACGACTACCGCGACAAGATTGAAGCGGGCTATGCGCCAATTGGCCACACCTCTTCCGGTAAGGTGCAGACGGATATTTACCAGTGGGAAAACGTCCCGAAAGCGGTGGTTGAAGGGCTGGAAGGCTCCCTGAACGTGCCGGTCAGCGACACGATCAACTGGACCAATAACATCACTTACATGCTGCAGAGTAAGAACAAGGAGACCGGCGACCGTCTGTCGATCATTCCGGAGTACACGCTAAACTCGACCCTGAGCTGGCAGGTGCATCAGGATGTGTCGCTGCAGTCGACCTTCACCTGGTACGGCAAGCAGCAGCCGAAGAAGTACAACTACAAGGGTGAGCCGGTGAGCGGGTCTGAGAAAGACGAAGTTAGCCCGTACAGCATCGTTGGCCTGAGCGCGACCTGGGACGTGACCAAAAACGTCAGCCTGACCGGCGGCGTGGACAACGTCTTCGACAAGCGCCAGTGGCGTGCGGGTAATGCCCAGACTACGGGGAATGCCACCACCGGCGCGTATATGTACGGTGCGGGAGCGTATACGTATAATGAGCCGGGTCGCACGTGGTATATGAGTGTGAATACGCATTTTTAA
- the fes gene encoding enterochelin esterase, producing the protein MTALTTGSEAWWQSKSGPDLKPENGKFRVTFWWRDPNGTQTSSPIKHVWLNITGVTDHHQNARPQSLKRIPDTDVWQWEGEFSPAWRGSYCFIPSVNENDFADAVFEGESPDRMALREGWGKLLPHAVSDPLNPQSWRGGRGHAVSALEMPGAPVQPGWDRPDTPHHAPVCIDWESARLKNRRRVWIFTTGEENPERPLAVLLDGQFWAESMPVWPALAALTREGKLPPAVYVLIDVIDTAHRSRELPCNPDFWLAVQEELLPHIQCIAPFSDRADRTVAAGQSFGGLSSLYAGLNWPQRFGCVLSQSGSYWWPHRGAQQEGLLIGQLKAGEKTARGLRIVLEAGRNEPLIFRVNQAIYAELHEQQVYWRQVDGGHDALCWRGGLTQGLMTLWQPLIQ; encoded by the coding sequence GTGACGGCGTTAACAACGGGCAGTGAAGCGTGGTGGCAGTCGAAAAGCGGGCCTGACTTGAAACCTGAAAACGGTAAATTTCGCGTCACGTTCTGGTGGCGCGATCCGAACGGAACGCAGACGTCGTCACCGATTAAACACGTCTGGCTCAATATCACCGGCGTGACCGATCACCATCAAAATGCCCGCCCGCAGTCCCTCAAACGCATCCCGGATACCGACGTCTGGCAGTGGGAGGGAGAGTTCAGTCCCGCGTGGCGGGGGAGCTACTGTTTTATCCCTTCCGTGAATGAAAACGATTTTGCCGACGCGGTGTTTGAAGGCGAGAGTCCGGACCGTATGGCGCTGCGCGAAGGCTGGGGTAAACTGCTGCCGCATGCGGTTTCCGACCCGCTTAACCCGCAGAGCTGGCGCGGTGGCCGCGGTCATGCCGTTTCGGCGCTGGAAATGCCGGGCGCACCCGTTCAGCCAGGCTGGGATCGTCCTGATACGCCCCACCACGCGCCGGTCTGCATTGATTGGGAAAGCGCACGCCTGAAAAACCGCCGCCGAGTCTGGATTTTTACCACCGGGGAGGAAAACCCCGAGCGCCCGCTGGCGGTGCTGCTTGATGGCCAGTTCTGGGCCGAAAGCATGCCCGTCTGGCCCGCGCTGGCCGCGCTTACCCGTGAAGGCAAACTGCCCCCGGCGGTCTATGTCTTAATTGATGTGATTGATACCGCACACCGCAGCCGCGAGCTGCCCTGCAACCCCGATTTCTGGCTGGCGGTGCAGGAAGAACTTCTCCCACACATACAATGCATTGCCCCCTTCAGCGACCGCGCCGACCGTACCGTGGCGGCGGGTCAGAGCTTCGGCGGGCTTTCCTCCCTTTATGCGGGCCTCAACTGGCCGCAGCGCTTTGGCTGCGTGCTCAGTCAGTCCGGTTCCTACTGGTGGCCGCACCGCGGCGCACAGCAGGAGGGGCTACTCATCGGGCAGCTTAAAGCGGGTGAAAAAACCGCACGCGGACTGCGCATCGTCCTTGAGGCCGGGCGCAACGAACCGCTTATCTTCCGCGTAAATCAGGCGATTTACGCCGAATTGCACGAGCAGCAGGTTTACTGGCGTCAGGTTGACGGCGGACACGACGCGCTTTGCTGGCGCGGTGGGCTGACGCAGGGGCTGATGACCCTCTGGCAGCCGCTTATTCAATAA
- a CDS encoding MbtH family protein yields MEFSNPFDNPQGQFVILQNDQGQYSLWPQQCELPAGWRVVCEAQSQDVCQQWLAEHWQTLEPSYFAGENA; encoded by the coding sequence ATGGAATTCAGCAATCCTTTCGATAATCCGCAGGGACAGTTTGTCATTTTGCAAAACGACCAGGGGCAGTACAGCCTGTGGCCGCAGCAGTGCGAATTGCCCGCGGGCTGGCGCGTGGTATGCGAAGCGCAGTCTCAGGACGTGTGCCAGCAGTGGCTGGCGGAACACTGGCAGACGCTTGAGCCGTCGTATTTTGCGGGGGAAAACGCATGA
- the fepC gene encoding iron-enterobactin ABC transporter ATP-binding protein, with protein MTDTTTRLRGENLTLGYGKKIIARDLTVAIPEGHFTAIIGPNGCGKSTLLRTLSRLMTPVEGSVFLDGEQIQRFASKEVARRIGLLAQNATTPGDITVQELVSRGRYPHQPLFTRWRKEDDEAVNRAMQATGITALAQQSVDTLSGGQRQRAWIAMVLAQETSIMLLDEPTTWLDISHQIDLLELLSELNRTQGYTLAAVLHDLNQACRYATHLIALRDGEIVAQGAPKEIVTPDLIAQIYGMRCMIIDDPVAGTPLVVPLGRR; from the coding sequence ATGACAGACACAACAACCCGCTTGCGCGGCGAAAACCTTACCCTTGGCTACGGCAAAAAAATCATTGCCCGTGATTTAACCGTCGCTATTCCGGAGGGCCACTTCACGGCGATTATCGGCCCGAACGGCTGCGGCAAATCAACCTTGCTGCGCACGCTGAGCCGCCTGATGACCCCGGTTGAGGGCAGCGTGTTTCTGGACGGAGAGCAGATCCAGCGCTTCGCCAGCAAAGAGGTGGCCAGGCGCATCGGGCTGCTGGCGCAAAACGCCACCACGCCGGGGGACATCACGGTGCAGGAACTGGTCTCGCGCGGGCGCTATCCGCACCAGCCGCTATTTACCCGCTGGCGTAAAGAGGACGATGAAGCGGTAAACCGCGCGATGCAGGCGACGGGGATTACCGCTCTCGCCCAACAAAGCGTCGATACCCTTTCCGGGGGCCAGCGCCAGCGCGCGTGGATTGCGATGGTGTTAGCGCAGGAAACCTCCATCATGCTGCTGGACGAGCCAACAACGTGGCTGGATATCAGCCATCAAATTGACCTGCTGGAGCTGCTGAGCGAGCTGAACCGCACCCAAGGGTATACGCTGGCGGCGGTGCTCCATGATTTGAACCAGGCGTGCCGCTACGCGACGCATCTCATTGCCTTGCGCGACGGTGAGATTGTGGCGCAGGGCGCGCCGAAGGAGATTGTGACGCCGGATCTGATCGCGCAGATCTACGGTATGCGCTGCATGATTATTGACGATCCGGTGGCGGGAACGCCGCTGGTGGTGCCATTGGGTCGGCGGTAA